ATCATGTGGGAGTATTCAAACGAGCTTTATGAATTTTGACCTCGATATCGTTTTTCTGACGAAAACAAACTCTGTAAGTAAAATTCAAAGAAATGTGAAGCCATGGAGATTTGTTTTTTCCACGTTAAACTCAAAGAAGGTGCTAGAACTTCCCGCTGGAGGTCTCCCCTCTGATTTAAAGATCGGCGATGTTCTAGGAATTACTCCAGTATAAAGTATAAATCGCAAGCGCTTTGATACTCCTCAAACAGGAACGTATTCAAAAAAGAGAATGAATATATTAATGCTCCCTGTAGATACTGGAGGGTTATCTCTATTTATTTTTTAATGCAGCTAGCATTAATTTGAGTTTGACCATTCAACTTTTTTTGGTGCAGAGTGTGGCGTGCGAAATAGAAAGCGCTTCATTGCGATTTTGATGCTCATCATTTTGGGAGTAATCTCCCTCAAAGTTTTGCTTCCCAATATAGGAATATATGTGGATTGCAATGAGTTTGCTCATATTCATTTTCATGCTTTTCAAAAAAATGAACTAGATAAAAGTAATCTTCAAACAAACTCAGCCCCAACTGAGAGTGATGATGGTTGTCATGAAGGAAAATCTGTTCTGAGTTACTCACTTTTTCCTGCCGCCGTTTTTAATTTAGAACTTCCAAATCATGATATTATTTTCAATTTGGTTTTTATTCTTGATAGTCATTTCAAAAGCCCTCATCTTGAGCCCCATCGAAAACCTCCAAAAGTTTCCTAACTAATCTCTCAAAAAAAATTCATGCGCAAATACCCAATCGGTGTTTTTGCTTTTTTCTTAGGATTTTAACCAAAGGATATTTACTATGCATTTTAGAATCATTTGTTTATTTTTATTTGTAGTTACTTCGATTTTCAGCTTCGAAGGGCTCTGTCTGACCGCACCTAACATCAGTGCCAACGCCTTATTCCTTTATAGAAATTCAAATTTTCATAGGGATGATGTCAATGTAATAACACCAGACCAGACACCCAATGGCCTGAATGTGCCTGAAACCGAAATTCAGTTTTATTCCGATGTTGATCCTTACACGAGGCTGAGTTTGCTTCTTTCCATTGCTCCCAAATACACCACGGATGGAACAAAAGTTTCAGAGGAGTGGGGGCTAGAACCAGAGGAGGCATTTGCTGAGAGCAACCTAATTCCTGACCTTACCTTTAAAATGGGAAAATTTAAAGCGGCCATGGGTAAGCATAATGTTCTTCACACCCACGCTTTTCCAATGATTGAAGCACCTTTAGCGAACTCCAAATTGTTAGGAGATGAGGGGCTTACCGATGTCGGAATTTCTGCTGCTATTTTGATTCCTTCGCCATGGTTCAATGAACTGACCCTTCAGTTTATTCGGGGAAAGGGTGAAAATGAAGAATTCAGTTCACCTTCGCCTGGGGGTGGCGTCGGAATTGCTCACTGGAAAAATCTTATGGACCTGTCTGATGACCTCACATTGGAATTAGGTGCTTCGTTGGCGCAAGGAGGGAACTCTTTTGGACAAACAACTTCGGTTACTGGAGCCGATCTTACTTTCAAGTGGCGCCCATCTGTAGGTGGAAAATACCAATCTGTATTTTGGACCACTGAATATTTATCAAGAAATCAGTCGCAGGCGACAATTCCTGATGAAAAAGGCACTGGCTTAGCTACATGGATTCAGTATCAGTTTGCTGAAAAATGGGCTGGAGTTTACCGTTACGATAACCTGAATATCAAAAATACTTTTGATGAAACGAATCTGCCTAATGATACTTGGGAGCGGCACTCCTTTGGCTTTGTCTATTCCCCATCAGAGTTTTCATCATATAGACTTGAGTACGATCAAAGAGTTGGTGGCACGCCAAATAATAACAATGAAACCACAGAGAAAACTATTTTTATTCAAGCCAATTTCACCATCGGTGCTCACCCAACACACTCTTATTAAGGATGAATATGAAAAAAACAATATTGTTAATTTTAAGCATTCCCTTTTTTTCATTTGCTAGAATCCAAGTGGCAACGACAACCACAGATCTTGCAGCCATTGTCAGAAAAGTAGGTCAAAACCAAGTGGATGTCTTCTCGATTGCCAAGGGCACCCAAGATCCTCACCAAATTGAGGCCAAGCCCTCATTTATGGTTAAACTAAGATCTACAGATATCGTCATCGCTCAAGGTCTTGAACTTGAATCGGCCTGGATCATTCCTCTCATTAAAGGGACTAGAAATCCAAAATTGATTGCAAAAAATGGACTTTTTGAATTGGCACCTAAACTTGATCCCATCGAAATTCCCAAGGGAGATGTCTCTCGCGCCGATGGTGATGTACATCCGGGGGGAAATCCACACTTTCAACTGGATCCCCAAAGACTCGGCAAAGCAGCTCTTTTGATAGCCACGAGATTTGGAGAAATAGATCCGACACAAAAGGAATTTTTTCTTAAAAATGCCAATTCCTTTCAAAAAGAAATGACGGATAAAACTAAGGAATGGCAATTGCGAATCAAAAATAGTGGCATCACTGAAATGGTGACTTATCATAAAACACTTGCCTACTTTTGTGATAGATTCGAAATCAAATGTGAAGTGCAGTTAGAACCAAAGCCTGGAATTCCACCTACAGCAAGTCATATTCTTTCCGTAATTGATCAAATGAAAAAACGAAAAATCAATTTGGTGCTTATCGAAAATCTTTATGAAGACACCATTGGAAAAAAAATAAAAATTGATATTCCAAACGCCGTTGTAAAACGAGTCCCTGTAGCCGTGGAAGGAGATACTGGATTACCAACAAACGAGCACCTTATTGAGCGATTGGTTGTAACGATTGAAGGAACTCACTAATGCAGGCTATTGAGTTTCTAGCCGCCCCCTTCGCATTGGCAATCCTTTTGGTTGGCATTCACGCTTACTTGGGATTGCATGTGCTCAAGCGTGATGTGATCTTTGTCGACATTAGTCTTTCGCAAGTGGCCGCCCTGGGAAGCGCTGTGAGTTTGTTTTTTGTTCACGAGGGAGATGGCGCCGCTTTGGCGCTGACTCTCTCCCTCACTTTTTGTCTGGCAACATCCTTTGCATTGGCACTTTTGCGACACCATGAAAAATCGGTGTCACAAGAGGCCTTGATCGGAATGACCTATGCCTTAGCAAGTGGAGCGTTAATTTTAGTTGCCGACAAACTTCCCCACGGTTCAGAACATTTAAAGGAAGCGCTTATTGGGAATATTCTTTTTGTAACTTGGCCACAAGTACTTCAGACATTTTCGATCTATTCAGTGATTGGAGTTATTCATTGGATTTTTCGTAAGCAATTTTGGCAGGCCACTTATGGCAAAGAAGGAATGTTTTGGTGGGATTTTCTTTTCTATTTTCTGTTCGGAATTGTAATCACCTTTTCGACCAGGCATGCGGGCGTCCTCGTTGTGTTCTCAATTTTAGTGGCTCCAGCATCTCTTGCCATGAGATTTTTTCCGGGAAATAATGGAAAATTGGCATCACGGCTTAGTCTTTCTTGGATTTTTGGAACGATCGGACTCGGTTTGGCTTTCCTCCTCAGTTACAATTTGGATCTTCCTTCGGGAGCAAGCATTGTCTGCACTCTGACGAGCCTTTTTTTCCTGGCCCTTTTGATCAGAAGGAAACGGTTTGATGGAGATTCCTGATATTTGATATTTGTGGCTCCATATCATCGATGGTCCTGCCAATGTTTAAGATTTATACAATCATGAAAATTTTACTTAAATGAGCATAACATTTTCTGCTGAAATCGATAACAATTGAAAACATTGAAAGCTACATATACATCTTTGTAGCCAGTAAAAAAATTAATTTAATAAGGAGTCTCCCTATGTTTAAACAAGTTATATATGCTGCCATTTTAATTTTATCGGTAGCCTTACAAGCACAAGAAGTCTATTGGAAAAAGCAAAGTGTTAATTTAACTGTAAATAGTTCAGATAACAATAAAAGCTCTTACAATCAAGTTTTTCAAAGAGTTGTTTTACAACACAATTATTATGAGTGTGGATATTATACGGATCCAGTTGTTCAAGTAGTTACTGGAACTTGTTATGAAACCACTTGTACTGGTTCCGCGGGAAAAAGTGCCGCTTGGGATGCTTTTTATTCAGCCAAAAAAGAAGATAAAGCAAATCGATTAGCTGCTGCGATTAAGGGAGTTGGAAAGTCTTCTGCTGAAAGCCTTTTAGCTCAAGGGTTTTTTCATTCAAAACCAAGATCTTGGAATGAATTTAAAACTGAAATTAATAGAGCCGCTTCACAAGGCGCCATTACCGCTCAGGTTGCGACTCTTGTCCTAAGCACCTACCGTTCAGATAATATGGCTAATTTAGGCTACTCGGGAGGTTGCACATCAACGCCCTATGCGTGTGATGAAGTTCGGGTAATTAGAGAAGGTTATTACGTTCCGCAAACTTGTGATAATGCTATGGAACAAGTAATTGACACCAAACCAATGTCTTTTCAATTTGAGGTAAAGAATGCGGTGTTGTTGCCATCAGAACAAGAACAATTAACCTTTCATCTATCTGGAAACCTAAATGAAATCACCTTGGATTCATCTAATTACAATAATTATCAATTTGTTGTTAATCCCATATCAAACAATGCAGCTAATATTGATGTCCTTGGAAGCGGCCGAAAACAAGTTTATTTGCCAGGAAATGCTTTTCAATCAGTCCAACTTATACCTGTTGATAAAAAAGCAGCAACGCTTCAAGTTTCAGTTTCTCCGAATGTACTTCCCGTAGATGCCACTGAGCAGTTGATGCTTTCCTACGAGGTGCGCACCTGCGCCGTTGGTTGGTTGGGAACTTGTGGTTTCGGTTGGGACAAAAAACAAACTTTCAATGGTTCTTTAACAACAACCGTTACGAATTTTCCAGTTTCAACAGATCTTGCTCCTGGAAAAAAAGGATTGAGAATGGAAGTGGAAGTTAAAATTTATAAACAAAATAGCATTTACCATAATGCGACACCTGCATCTAAAGTATCTGATAAAATCACTTTAAAATAATTTAGTTAGAGTAACCATTTTCTCTCACTTTGTGAAAATGGTTACTCTTGATTGCCTTCAAGAATGGATTTTAGAAATTTCTTATTTATTGAAAAAGAGAAATTACCACAATGGCCACCCAGAGGAAAAATAACGGCACGATCTAAAAAGCTTGCTTCTAAAAAAGCAATATCACCCTCCTCAAGTAAAAAATCATTTGCATTATGAAACAAATAGAATCTTTTATCATTTTGAAATTTATTTTTAAATTTCTTCAAATTATAACCTTCCACAAGCTCATTAAGTTTTAAATTAGGCACTGACTCCTTTTGGACATTTGGTAATACTATTTTTTCTAAATAGGTAGTAAATGAAAAACTTTTAGCTTCTTCAAACCTTAGAGAACGATAACCCCAAGAAATATTTGAAGATAAGAATTTCTGGTTCAATAGAAGCTCCGTAGTATAAATAATTTCAGCCAAGCTTTCACGATAGCTATTGCCAATTAGATATCGTTGTTGATTTTTAGTTAATTGGATTTCTTTTAAAACCTCTGCGGCTGATAGGTTTTTATTATTTATTAATTTTTCACCAAAACTTAATAAATAACCCATAAGCATGTCTTTTTGTTCAGCCGTCCATGGAGCGCCAAGGTGATAGTAGGCATCTAAGGTTTTCACTCCATGATCAAAATTGACTGGAGGGTTTATTAACAAAATTTTCTTAAATAAGAACGCTTTTTGATCCTCATCAATTTCAGAAAGTTCAGGTAATAATCCAGCCCCCAAAGAATAGCCAAGGATATTATAATTAGAAACTGGCAAATTAAGAGTCTGAGTTGTTTTTTTCATAAGGGAATAGAGGTCTAAAACATCCCAATTGAGATAACCTGCAATTCCTCGCTGAGAGGCACCTAACACAAATGTCCATGATAACGGATTTGGTAAAGCGACGACGTGATAACCCAGTTCATACAATTGTTCCATGAGTATTTTAATGACAGTGCCCTTTCCCGTTCCCCCGACTCCGGGAATAATAAAAATCAAGGGCGCCTGATGATTTTGTTTAAGAAAATTTATCTCAATTTGATGACGGTTTTCTAAAAGATAAACATTTGATCGAGCCGGGAACAATTCGACATTTACTTTCTGCACTTCCAACTTCATATCATAGGGTGCTACCGAAGCTATTGTGGATAACTCTGCACTTTGAATTGGGAAGGGATAACTCGCAAGTTCCAGAGTAAATCCTCGAGAAACAGTACTAATTAAACTGAGGCTTATGAACAAAATAACTTTGAATTTCAAAATGTAGCTCATCATAACTGCCTTATTGAAGGGTTTTTAGGTAAATTGTTTCACACTGTATCGGGTATTTTTCAAGATTTAATTTTGTTTATTGATTTTATTAACTGATCAATTTTTGCCCAAAAGAGTCATCGAAGTATTCTAGTTGACATTTATTTTTTGCAAAGAAAAGGATACTATCCGTGGTCAAATTAGACAACTTTGGTAGGGGATGCGAACAGCTCCGAACAATTAAAAACAACATCACTATCAATTCAATGAATTCATAGTAGAGTAAATAAATGAATGAAAATTTAATTACTTGTCTTAATGCAATTAAACATATCGTCGGTGATGCGAATGTTGTAGATGAAGAGCAAAAAGTATTCGAACTTTCAAAGGATATAATTCCATCAACTGAAAAGTCTTTGGCTTTTGTTTACCCTTCAGATTTGAGTCAATTGCAAAATATTTTAAGTTTAGCAAATCAATATAAAATTCCCGTGTGCCCCGTCTCTCAAGGGAAAAATTGGGGTTACGGAGGAAAAAGCCCCTATCAAAAAGATTCAATCGTTTTGGTATTAAGACATTTAAATAAAATAATTGAAATCAATGTCGATTTAGCCTATGCCGTTGTTGAACCTGGTGTTACCTTTAGACAACTTCATAAACACTTAGTTGAAAATAAGATTCCACTCTGGATAGATTGTACCGATGGTCCTGCAGACGGAAGCGTTGTAGGTAATTCGCTAGAACGTGGCATTGGGGAGACCGATTATGGTGATCACTTTGGAAATATTTGCGGCTTAGAGGTGATGCTGCCTGACGGGAAAATGATAAGAACAGGTGGCGGTCCAATTAATAACTTTCGTTCTTGGAATACCTACAAATGGGGTCTAGGCCCTTATATCGAGGGGCTTTTTAGTCAATCCAATTTTGGAATTGTAACAAAAATGGGGCTCTGGTTGCGTCCTATACCTGAAGGATTTGTTTCATGTGTTTTTGAGCTTCATCATAAAGAAGATTTTCCGCTATTAATTAACTCCATCCGTAAACTTCAATTGGATAACCTATTAGTTAGCAAAATACATTTAATTAATGAAGTCGCTACAAAAGCAGTAGCTATCGAAGACTTTATGAATCCAGAGTTGACTTTAGATGGCTACAGCTATTCTTCATGGAGTTTTGCAGCAGGAATCTATGGCCTTAAAAATCACGTTAAAGTGGCTCAGAGCGAAATCAGAAAAGTCTTGTCACCCTTAGGTCGCGTCGAATTTATTGACGAAAAAAAAATTAAAATCATAGTAGGACTCACAAATTTACTTAAAAAATGGCAAAAAAATAGATTTTTAAAGAGCATTTCTCAGTTTTTTTGCAAAAAAATTATTGGAAAACCCTATACATTGCTTGAAATTCTGCCACATGTTCACGCTATCGAAAAAGGATATCCCAGTGACTTTTTTGTGAGGCATGCCTATTTAAAATCTAAAACACCAAAACCAAAAGAAGGATTTGTTAATCCTGTTCGAGATAATTGTGGGCTTATTTGGTTAGGACCAATGGTGCCTATGTTAGGATTAGAAGTAGATCATTTTTTAAAAACTGTTGAGCCTTTATTTAAAAAATACGGGTTTGAAATGTATGTGGCTTTGATGGTAGGAAATGCAAGAACAGCTATTGTGTTGCTATCCATTTTTTATGATAAAACAAATAATACGGAAACTAATAATGCATCCGCATTATATTTTGAAATTGGTGCCTTAACCGAAAAAATGGGATATCAACAGTACAGAACTAGCACAATGTACATGGATAGAATATTTTCTGGCGCGCCTGAATATAAGGAATTTTGTCAGAAGCTTAAAAATGCCATTGATCCAAATGGTATCATGGCTCCAGGTAAATACGGACTTAGCTAAGGTATTATGATCAGGGGTTAGGTAAAGGAGTAAGTCATGAATAAAACTCTGTTTAATTATGACGACTACAGACTGTTACTCCACGATGAATTTATTAATCGATCAATAAGAAATTCATTGTATTCGCTACGAGCCTTTGCTCGTGATTTGAAAATTTCAGTTGGTTTTTTATCTGACATACTGAATGGAAAAAGTGATCTGAGCCTAGTAAAGGCTCATAAAATTTTTGAAGCTCTCGGATATTCAGAACAGGAACTTCAATACATTTTTAATCTAATTAAATTAAAAATATCAAAAAACAAAATGGAATTATTTGAAGCTAGAAATTATATAAACAAATATTGCACTCAGCTGAAGTATAAAAAAGATAAATCCAAAGAAAAATATGCGAAATCAGTTAAACTTTTTTTTATATACGGACTTTTGGAAAATATTAAACAAATTGAAATCATTAAAAAGTATTCTTCTCAGTTAAACATAAATGAAAAAGAATTGAATCTCATTTTAAATGAATTTATTGAAGATGGGTATATTATCGAAAAAAACAATGAAGTCGTCATTATTCAGGATATCTATGCAGATTATTCTGCTTCTGGAATATTGAATGTCTTTAAAGATTTTACTAAGCTATTAGTTGAAGAAATAATCAAAAATGGTGGGATGCACGTCCCAGACCGAATTTTTCAATTTGGAGTTTGGGGCCTAGATGAAAGTTCATATCAACTGGCAGTTGGCGCTCATAGGGTTTTTTTAAAATCGTTAGAAAGGTTGACAAGCAACTCTAAAGGGTCAGACTATATTATTCTGACATCTGAAATTTTATACACTTTAAAAAATCAGCTCCAACCGTAGACCCTTGATATACCTCAAATCGAGGCCGCAGGAGGGAGACGACGTTGCTTATGGAAGTGGAGGACTTGTTGCGACCAATCGGGATTTTTCCATTAATATTTTTTTTAATCTATCTTATCTTTTGTGGTTTGATTGCAACATTGTTTCAGCAAGGTTTTAAATATTTTGGAATGGATAGTCTTTTTATATTCATTTGTCTGTTCTACTTTATCTCAATTAGTTTATATCGTCTCATAATTAAATACTGTAAATTTAATTTGGGCGAAATTCCTAAAGGATCTAGGGACGAATTTTTTTATCATGTTTACGTTTCTATTAAGCTCTTCTTATACGATCCTTGGCTCATGGGAAATTATTTACCTACCCCTATAGCTACCTTATTTTATCGTTTTTTGGGACTAAAGATCGGTAAAAATTCCTTTGTGTCTGGGACCATCTGTGATCCCCATCTTGTTAAAATTGGAAACAATTCCTATACGGGTTACCGCTCAACCTTAGTTCCTCATATAATGGAGGATGAATTTCTTTCCCATATTCCTATTCAAATTGGAAATCATGTGACCATTGGTGCTGGCTCGACAATATTAGCAGGAGTTGAAATTGATGACTATGCCATTATTGGAGCCCAGTCTTTAGTAAGAAAAAATACTAAAATTGGAAAATATGAAATTTGGGGTGGCGTTCCTGCTAAAAAGATTTCCACTCGAAATGTTAAATAAGGCGACATTTAGTCAACATCCGACAATTACCCCAGATCGGCGTTTCTCTTCTTGTTCACGTATTCTTTAATAAAATGATTATCTGGAAATTTCAATTCTGGATCAGCAACTAATATCTCGAAGGCACTTTGTCTTGCTTGCAATAAAAGATCTTGATTCTTCACGATATCCGCGATTTTAAAACCGATCAGTCCTGATTGTTTTGTTCCTAAATACTCTCCAGGACCTCTGAGTTCTAAATCAAATTCGGCTAATTTGAAACCGTCTGTGGTTGACTCCATAAACATCACTCTTTCCTTCGCTTCTGGACTCACGGCATAGCCCATGAGCAGGATGCAAAAGCTTTTATGCTCACCGCGGCCGACACGGCCTCTTAACTGATGCAACTGAGATAAACCAAAACGCTCGGAATGTTCGATCATCATTATATTCGCATTTGGCACATCGACCCCGACTTCGATCACTGTTGTGGAAACTAAAACGTCAAACTGATGATTGCGAAATTGATTCATGATTTCTTCTTTTTCTGAAGATTTCATTTTACCATGGAGCAAGGCCCATCTTATTCCGGGATACTGAATTTTTAATCTCTCGTATTCATCAGTGGCATTTTTTAAATCCAACTTTTCACTTTCTTCAACCAACGGAAAAACCATATAACCTTGGCGCCCTTTTTTAATTTGCTCCTGTAAAAAATCTAAAGCTTGCTGCCGTTTATTTTGAAAGGCGACCCGAGTTTGAATGGGGGCCCTTCCAGGGGGAAGCTCATTGATGATACTGATATCTAGATCACCAAAGGCAGTCATGGCAAGGGTTCTAGGGATGGGCGTAGCGGTCATAATCAAGAAGTGAGGGGCTGGGCCTTTTTGTTTTAGACGCAATCGTTGATTCACTCCAAAACGATGTTGCTCGTCGATCACCACAAAAGCTAATTTTTGAAAGATCACATCTTCTTCAATTAGCGCATGGGTTCCTATCAATAAATCAATTTCACCTCTTGCTAATTTTTCTAAAATTTCTTTCCTTTCAGAATTTTTCGTTTTTCCACTTAAAATTTCAATCCGAAGGCCTGCAGGAAGCAAATATTTCTGCGCGTTTTTAAAATGCTGTTCAGCCAAAATCTCTGTAGGCACCATAAGACAACTTTGTAACTGATTCTCTGCAACGATCGCACAGGAAAGAAAAGCCACCAAGGTTTTACCACACCCCACATCTCCTTGAACCAATCGATGCATCGGATGCCCCGTCAAAAAATCACCTTGAACTTCAGCTAAGGCCTGTTTTTGCCCCTGGGTTAATTGGAATGGCAAGTTTTGAAGGATCTTTTTTTTCATTTCCTCATAAAGGATTATCGGTAAAGATTGTTCTTTTTTTAAACTTATTTTTTTTGAAGCCAAAAAAACTTCTAAAAAAAAGAACTCCTCAAATATTAAACGTCGATGGGATTCACTTTTAGACTCTAAGAAAAGAGGGAATTCATTTTTTGGTGGTCGGTGTATTTTTTTTAAGGCCTCCGTGTAGCCAATTAAAGAATTTTTTTCTCTCACAAGATAAGGAATTTTATCATATTTTAAAAATTGTGGATCCTTGTAAATATCCAAAAAAATAGAATCAATTATTTTTTGCCATTTAGAACTACTGACTCCATCCATTTCTATATAAATAGGAATAATTTCATCTTGTAATTCTTCTTCAGGGTCCATATCACGAAGATCCGGATGATGAAACTCTTTATTTCCTCGATAATTAATAACTTTTCCGACCACTCTTATTTCTTGAAAAAGTTTAAATCGTTCGAAATACCCTTTATAAGGAATACGAAAAAACTTACAATGAATAACGCCCGTTGCATCTTTTAAAGTGATATCATAAATCTTACGTTGAGTTCTCCCAAGGGAAATACCCTGAATTTTTATAATCTGAGCTTTTAGGCTTACCAGCTGATCATATTGAAGCTGGGCTATCGTAACTCCAAACCGACGGTCCTCATAGGTTCTTGGATAATTTTCCAATAAATCTAACACCGTTTTAATTCCACGTTTTCCAAGGATCTCTCCCAGTTTAGGACCAACACCTTTGATATATTGAACGGGAGTTTCTAGCGTCAAATTGGGAATTTTTTTTTTCATGATCTAACAAGTAAATAAAGTTTAGTTCCAAAGTCAAATAGGATATTCAATTGAATCAATGTCTCAGAAAAAGACATCACCCTTCACCTGAAATTCCCATTCTATTTCTGGACAAAAGTCTCTAGAAGTTGACTGGAAATAATGCTCTAATAGGTCATGGATATTTCTCATTTTTTTCGTATACGCCTCAGCACCATCAGACCGGATAAGAAAACGGCTTTTGATATCTATATTCACATTGATAACAAGGCCGTGCTCTTTCGAAGAGCCGGTGACGTTCTTTTTACAGATAAAATTGAAACTCTGCACTCTCGGGATACGGGAAACTCATTTTTTATTAAAATGGAAGATAAAGAAACTTACAGGTCTTGGGTCAAAGAAGAAATAAATTCTGAAAGCATTAATAATAAACAAAAAGCCAATATCCTTCGCGAGTCTTCTTTAGCTATCATGGAAGATCTTTTTGAAAATCCTGACGTTAATGAAGCTCTGAACGAATCCAAACCCATCATCACTGATTTTTTACATTTTATGGATCAGGCACCTGAAAGTGTGGGTTACCTGCTAAGTCTCTCTGGACATGATTTTTATACTTATAATCATTCGTTGGATGTCAGCATCTATTCTCTGGGCTTGGGTAAGGTTTTAGGCTTTGATAGCAAACAACTTGAAAATTTAGGCCTTGGTTGCTTATTTCATGATATTGGCAAACGAAACGTCGCTTTAGAAATTCTTTGT
The DNA window shown above is from Deltaproteobacteria bacterium and carries:
- the recG gene encoding ATP-dependent DNA helicase RecG, with translation MKKKIPNLTLETPVQYIKGVGPKLGEILGKRGIKTVLDLLENYPRTYEDRRFGVTIAQLQYDQLVSLKAQIIKIQGISLGRTQRKIYDITLKDATGVIHCKFFRIPYKGYFERFKLFQEIRVVGKVINYRGNKEFHHPDLRDMDPEEELQDEIIPIYIEMDGVSSSKWQKIIDSIFLDIYKDPQFLKYDKIPYLVREKNSLIGYTEALKKIHRPPKNEFPLFLESKSESHRRLIFEEFFFLEVFLASKKISLKKEQSLPIILYEEMKKKILQNLPFQLTQGQKQALAEVQGDFLTGHPMHRLVQGDVGCGKTLVAFLSCAIVAENQLQSCLMVPTEILAEQHFKNAQKYLLPAGLRIEILSGKTKNSERKEILEKLARGEIDLLIGTHALIEEDVIFQKLAFVVIDEQHRFGVNQRLRLKQKGPAPHFLIMTATPIPRTLAMTAFGDLDISIINELPPGRAPIQTRVAFQNKRQQALDFLQEQIKKGRQGYMVFPLVEESEKLDLKNATDEYERLKIQYPGIRWALLHGKMKSSEKEEIMNQFRNHQFDVLVSTTVIEVGVDVPNANIMMIEHSERFGLSQLHQLRGRVGRGEHKSFCILLMGYAVSPEAKERVMFMESTTDGFKLAEFDLELRGPGEYLGTKQSGLIGFKIADIVKNQDLLLQARQSAFEILVADPELKFPDNHFIKEYVNKKRNADLG
- a CDS encoding helix-turn-helix domain-containing protein, which codes for MNKTLFNYDDYRLLLHDEFINRSIRNSLYSLRAFARDLKISVGFLSDILNGKSDLSLVKAHKIFEALGYSEQELQYIFNLIKLKISKNKMELFEARNYINKYCTQLKYKKDKSKEKYAKSVKLFFIYGLLENIKQIEIIKKYSSQLNINEKELNLILNEFIEDGYIIEKNNEVVIIQDIYADYSASGILNVFKDFTKLLVEEIIKNGGMHVPDRIFQFGVWGLDESSYQLAVGAHRVFLKSLERLTSNSKGSDYIILTSEILYTLKNQLQP
- a CDS encoding FAD-binding oxidoreductase; translation: MNENLITCLNAIKHIVGDANVVDEEQKVFELSKDIIPSTEKSLAFVYPSDLSQLQNILSLANQYKIPVCPVSQGKNWGYGGKSPYQKDSIVLVLRHLNKIIEINVDLAYAVVEPGVTFRQLHKHLVENKIPLWIDCTDGPADGSVVGNSLERGIGETDYGDHFGNICGLEVMLPDGKMIRTGGGPINNFRSWNTYKWGLGPYIEGLFSQSNFGIVTKMGLWLRPIPEGFVSCVFELHHKEDFPLLINSIRKLQLDNLLVSKIHLINEVATKAVAIEDFMNPELTLDGYSYSSWSFAAGIYGLKNHVKVAQSEIRKVLSPLGRVEFIDEKKIKIIVGLTNLLKKWQKNRFLKSISQFFCKKIIGKPYTLLEILPHVHAIEKGYPSDFFVRHAYLKSKTPKPKEGFVNPVRDNCGLIWLGPMVPMLGLEVDHFLKTVEPLFKKYGFEMYVALMVGNARTAIVLLSIFYDKTNNTETNNASALYFEIGALTEKMGYQQYRTSTMYMDRIFSGAPEYKEFCQKLKNAIDPNGIMAPGKYGLS
- a CDS encoding HD-GYP domain-containing protein, which codes for MDISHFFRIRLSTIRPDKKTAFDIYIHIDNKAVLFRRAGDVLFTDKIETLHSRDTGNSFFIKMEDKETYRSWVKEEINSESINNKQKANILRESSLAIMEDLFENPDVNEALNESKPIITDFLHFMDQAPESVGYLLSLSGHDFYTYNHSLDVSIYSLGLGKVLGFDSKQLENLGLGCLFHDIGKRNVALEILCKKGPLDEAEWEQMKRHPQYGLVILNQNENISDEIKAACFEHHESWAGNGYPQQIAGNEIHPFARIVAICDTYDAMTTQRSYNTPLKPTEALTMMRDKLAGRYDPDMLKAMYSVLFKIQAA
- a CDS encoding acyltransferase is translated as MGNYLPTPIATLFYRFLGLKIGKNSFVSGTICDPHLVKIGNNSYTGYRSTLVPHIMEDEFLSHIPIQIGNHVTIGAGSTILAGVEIDDYAIIGAQSLVRKNTKIGKYEIWGGVPAKKISTRNVK
- a CDS encoding zinc ABC transporter substrate-binding protein; this encodes MKKTILLILSIPFFSFARIQVATTTTDLAAIVRKVGQNQVDVFSIAKGTQDPHQIEAKPSFMVKLRSTDIVIAQGLELESAWIIPLIKGTRNPKLIAKNGLFELAPKLDPIEIPKGDVSRADGDVHPGGNPHFQLDPQRLGKAALLIATRFGEIDPTQKEFFLKNANSFQKEMTDKTKEWQLRIKNSGITEMVTYHKTLAYFCDRFEIKCEVQLEPKPGIPPTASHILSVIDQMKKRKINLVLIENLYEDTIGKKIKIDIPNAVVKRVPVAVEGDTGLPTNEHLIERLVVTIEGTH
- a CDS encoding metal ABC transporter permease; translation: MQAIEFLAAPFALAILLVGIHAYLGLHVLKRDVIFVDISLSQVAALGSAVSLFFVHEGDGAALALTLSLTFCLATSFALALLRHHEKSVSQEALIGMTYALASGALILVADKLPHGSEHLKEALIGNILFVTWPQVLQTFSIYSVIGVIHWIFRKQFWQATYGKEGMFWWDFLFYFLFGIVITFSTRHAGVLVVFSILVAPASLAMRFFPGNNGKLASRLSLSWIFGTIGLGLAFLLSYNLDLPSGASIVCTLTSLFFLALLIRRKRFDGDS
- a CDS encoding DUF192 domain-containing protein, with the translated sequence MSRRSVQIKFREKIIVAAALVADNFWLRLSGYMFRKKPHVSGILFESCGSIQTSFMNFDLDIVFLTKTNSVSKIQRNVKPWRFVFSTLNSKKVLELPAGGLPSDLKIGDVLGITPV